The following proteins come from a genomic window of Pseudomonas sp. MAG733B:
- a CDS encoding TDT family transporter: protein MTCPNAKPGIKPFSHLQHPREVIRQFTPNWFAATMGTGVLALALAQLPIGNSVLHGIAEVLWLFNIFLFLLFTALYAARWLLFFDEARRIFGHSTVSMFFGTIPMGLATIINGFLLFGLPRWGEGVIQLAEVLWWLDVAMSLACGVLIPYMMFTRQEHSIDQMTAVWLLPVVAAEVAAASGGLLAPHLVDAHSQLVVLVTSYVLWAFSLPVAFSILTILLLRMALHKLPHENMAASSWLALGPIGTGALGMLLLGADAPAIFAANGMAGIGEIAAGLGLVAGITLWGFGLWWMLMAVLITLRYLRAGIPFNLGWWGFTFPLGVYSLATLKLASTLNLTFFAVFGCLLVALLAVMWLIVGKRTLQGAWRGELFVSPCIAGLKK, encoded by the coding sequence ATGACATGCCCCAACGCCAAGCCCGGCATCAAACCTTTCAGTCACTTACAGCACCCGCGTGAGGTGATTCGCCAGTTCACTCCGAATTGGTTCGCCGCCACCATGGGCACCGGTGTGCTGGCCTTGGCGTTGGCGCAATTGCCCATCGGCAATTCCGTTTTGCACGGCATTGCCGAAGTCCTTTGGCTGTTCAATATCTTTCTGTTTCTGTTGTTCACGGCACTGTACGCGGCGCGTTGGCTGCTGTTTTTCGATGAGGCGCGGCGGATTTTCGGCCACTCTACGGTTTCGATGTTTTTCGGCACCATTCCCATGGGCCTGGCGACCATCATCAACGGCTTTCTGCTGTTCGGTTTGCCGCGCTGGGGAGAAGGCGTGATTCAACTGGCCGAGGTGCTGTGGTGGCTGGATGTGGCGATGTCGCTGGCGTGCGGGGTGCTGATTCCTTACATGATGTTCACCCGCCAGGAGCACAGTATCGACCAGATGACTGCCGTCTGGCTGCTGCCAGTGGTGGCAGCGGAAGTGGCCGCCGCCAGCGGTGGCTTGCTGGCGCCACACCTGGTTGATGCTCACTCGCAACTGGTGGTGCTGGTGACCAGCTATGTGCTCTGGGCATTTTCCCTGCCGGTGGCGTTCAGCATTCTGACGATTCTGCTGTTGCGCATGGCGCTGCACAAATTGCCCCACGAAAACATGGCCGCTTCCAGTTGGCTGGCATTGGGGCCGATCGGCACCGGTGCGCTGGGCATGTTGCTGTTGGGCGCCGACGCTCCGGCAATCTTCGCCGCGAATGGCATGGCGGGTATCGGTGAAATCGCTGCCGGGTTGGGTCTGGTTGCCGGTATCACCCTGTGGGGCTTCGGCTTGTGGTGGATGCTGATGGCGGTGTTGATCACCCTGCGTTATCTGCGCGCCGGCATACCTTTCAACCTTGGCTGGTGGGGCTTCACCTTTCCGTTGGGCGTCTATTCCCTGGCAACGCTGAAATTGGCCAGTACCTTGAACCTGACGTTTTTCGCGGTCTTCGGCTGCCTGCTGGTGGCATTGCTGGCGGTGATGTGGCTGATCGTCGGCAAGCGCACGCTGCAAGGCGCATGGCGCGGTGAGTTGTTTGTGTCGCCATGCATTGCAGGTTTGAAGAAATAA
- a CDS encoding MFS transporter, protein MSHPSQFTLLRTRRFLPFFVTQSLGAFNDNIFKQSLILAILYKLTIDGDRSIWVNLCALLFILPFFLFSALAGQFGEKFAKDALIRLIKLGEIVIMAVGAVGFMFDHLSLMLLALFAMGTHSALFGPVKYSILPQALREDELVGGNGLVEMGTFLAILAGTIGAGIMMSSSHYAPVVSTAIIGIAVLGYLASRSIPRAAAATPEMRLNWNIFSQSWATLKLGLGQTPAVSRSIVGNSWFWFVGAIYLTQIPAYAKEWMHGDETVVTLILTVFSVGIAVGSMLCEKLSGRKVEIGLVPFGSFGLTVFGLLLWWHSGGIPDSVAGHGWIEILGFGHTWLVLLDILGLGVFGGFYIVPLYALIQSRTAENERARVIAANNILNALFMVVSAIVSIILLSMAKLSIPQLFLVVSLLNIGVNAYIFKIVPEFTMRFMIWLLSHSMYRVQHRNLELIPDEGAALLVCNHVSFVDALLIGGAVRRPIRFVMYYKIYNLPVLNFIFRTAGTIPIAGRHEDIQIYEKAFTRIARYLKDGELVCIFPEGKLTADGEINEFKGGLTRILEETPVPVIPLALQGLWGSFFSRDPGKGLFRRLWSRVTLVAGPAVAVEVAEPARLQSLVGELRGAIR, encoded by the coding sequence ATGAGTCACCCCTCACAATTCACCTTGCTGCGCACCCGGCGTTTCTTGCCGTTCTTCGTGACCCAGTCCCTCGGGGCATTCAACGACAACATCTTCAAGCAGTCGTTGATCCTCGCCATTTTGTACAAGCTCACCATCGACGGTGACCGTTCGATCTGGGTCAACCTGTGTGCGCTGCTGTTCATCCTGCCGTTCTTTCTGTTCTCGGCGCTGGCCGGGCAGTTCGGGGAAAAATTTGCCAAGGACGCCTTGATCCGTCTGATCAAACTCGGGGAAATCGTCATCATGGCGGTCGGCGCGGTCGGCTTCATGTTCGATCACCTGTCGCTGATGCTGTTGGCGCTGTTCGCCATGGGCACGCATTCGGCGCTGTTCGGGCCGGTGAAGTATTCGATCCTGCCGCAAGCGCTGCGTGAAGATGAGCTGGTGGGTGGCAACGGTCTGGTGGAGATGGGCACCTTCCTGGCGATCCTGGCCGGGACCATCGGTGCCGGGATCATGATGTCGTCCAGTCATTACGCGCCCGTGGTTTCTACCGCGATCATCGGCATCGCCGTGCTCGGTTACCTGGCCAGTCGCAGCATTCCGCGGGCAGCGGCGGCGACGCCGGAAATGCGCCTGAACTGGAATATTTTCAGCCAGTCGTGGGCCACGCTGAAACTTGGCCTGGGGCAGACTCCAGCGGTATCGCGCTCGATTGTCGGCAACTCATGGTTCTGGTTTGTCGGGGCGATTTATCTGACGCAGATCCCGGCGTATGCCAAGGAATGGATGCACGGCGACGAGACTGTGGTGACGCTGATTCTCACGGTGTTCTCGGTTGGTATCGCCGTGGGTTCCATGCTCTGCGAAAAACTGTCCGGGCGCAAAGTCGAAATCGGCCTGGTGCCGTTTGGTTCGTTTGGCCTGACCGTGTTCGGTTTGCTGCTGTGGTGGCATTCCGGCGGAATTCCGGACAGCGTCGCGGGGCACGGCTGGATCGAGATTCTCGGTTTCGGCCATACCTGGCTGGTGTTGCTCGACATCCTCGGACTCGGCGTGTTCGGTGGTTTCTACATCGTCCCGTTGTACGCGCTGATCCAGTCCCGCACTGCCGAGAACGAGCGGGCGCGGGTGATTGCCGCCAACAACATTCTCAACGCGTTGTTCATGGTGGTGTCGGCGATTGTCTCGATCATCCTGCTGAGCATGGCCAAGCTGTCGATCCCGCAGTTGTTCCTGGTGGTGTCGTTGCTCAACATCGGCGTCAACGCCTACATCTTCAAAATTGTCCCCGAGTTCACCATGCGTTTCATGATCTGGCTGCTCAGCCATTCCATGTACCGCGTGCAGCATCGCAATCTTGAATTGATACCGGACGAAGGCGCCGCGTTGCTGGTGTGCAACCACGTTTCGTTCGTCGATGCCTTGCTGATTGGTGGGGCGGTACGTAGGCCGATTCGCTTTGTCATGTACTACAAAATCTACAACCTGCCGGTGCTGAATTTTATCTTCCGTACAGCCGGGACGATTCCGATTGCGGGACGTCACGAAGACATCCAGATCTACGAAAAGGCCTTCACGCGCATTGCCCGGTATCTAAAGGACGGCGAACTGGTGTGCATTTTCCCCGAGGGCAAGTTGACGGCTGATGGCGAAATCAATGAGTTCAAGGGCGGGCTGACGCGGATTCTTGAAGAGACACCGGTGCCGGTGATTCCATTGGCTTTGCAGGGGTTGTGGGGGAGCTTCTTCAGCCGTGATCCAGGCAAAGGGTTGTTTCGCCGGTTGTGGTCGCGGGTGACGTTGGTGGCTGGGCCGGCTGTGGCGGTTGAGGTGGCGGAGCCGGCCAGGCTGCAGTCGCTGGTGGGCGAGTTGCGCGGGGCAATCAGGTAG
- the sugE gene encoding quaternary ammonium compound efflux SMR transporter SugE — MSWIILFFAGLFEVGWAVGLKYTDGFSRPLPTALTVAAMAISLGLLGLAMKELPLGTAYAIWTGVGAVGTVIAGIILFGESMALFRLASVALIIAGLVGLKVSA; from the coding sequence ATGTCCTGGATCATTCTGTTTTTCGCCGGCCTGTTCGAAGTCGGCTGGGCTGTCGGCCTGAAGTACACCGACGGTTTCAGCCGTCCACTCCCCACTGCCCTCACCGTTGCAGCCATGGCCATCAGCCTTGGCTTGCTGGGCCTTGCCATGAAGGAATTGCCACTAGGTACGGCCTATGCGATCTGGACTGGCGTGGGCGCCGTCGGCACAGTGATTGCCGGGATCATTCTGTTTGGTGAGTCGATGGCACTGTTTCGACTGGCCAGTGTGGCGTTGATTATTGCCGGGTTGGTTGGGCTGAAGGTCAGCGCTTAG
- a CDS encoding bile acid:sodium symporter family protein, which translates to MRALAALSRFVGNTFAYWVLIFAVVAFLQPAWFIGLKGAIVPLLGLVMFGMGLTLKLEDFAEVARHPWRVALGVVAHFVIMPGVAWLLCQAFHLPPEIAVGVILVGCCPSGTSSNVMTWLARGDLALSVAIAAVTTLLAPLLTPALIWLLASAWLPVSFMELFWSILQVVLLPIVLGVVAQRLLGDKVRHAVDVLPLVSVVSIVIIVTAVVAASQAKIAESGLLIMAVVMLHNSFGYLLGYFTGRVFKLPLAQRKSLALEVGMQNSGLGAALASAHFSPLAAVPSALFSVWHNISGALLSTYFRRMSEKEDREIAAQQAAD; encoded by the coding sequence ATGCGCGCACTGGCTGCATTGAGTCGTTTTGTCGGCAACACCTTCGCTTACTGGGTACTGATTTTCGCCGTCGTGGCGTTCCTGCAACCGGCATGGTTCATCGGCCTCAAAGGCGCCATCGTACCGCTGCTCGGTCTGGTGATGTTCGGCATGGGCCTGACCCTCAAGCTTGAAGACTTCGCAGAAGTCGCCCGTCATCCGTGGCGCGTGGCTTTGGGTGTAGTGGCGCATTTCGTGATCATGCCCGGCGTGGCGTGGTTGCTCTGCCAGGCGTTCCATTTGCCCCCGGAAATCGCCGTTGGCGTGATCCTGGTCGGCTGCTGCCCAAGCGGCACGTCGTCGAACGTGATGACCTGGCTCGCCCGTGGCGATCTCGCGCTGTCAGTGGCCATCGCGGCCGTGACCACCCTCCTCGCCCCGCTGCTGACCCCGGCTTTGATCTGGTTGCTGGCTTCGGCCTGGTTGCCGGTGTCGTTCATGGAGCTGTTCTGGTCGATCCTGCAAGTGGTGCTGCTGCCGATCGTGTTGGGTGTGGTTGCCCAGCGTCTGCTTGGCGACAAGGTGCGTCACGCGGTGGACGTGCTGCCGCTGGTCTCGGTAGTGAGCATCGTGATCATCGTCACCGCCGTGGTCGCCGCCAGCCAGGCGAAGATCGCCGAATCCGGCCTGCTGATCATGGCTGTGGTCATGCTGCACAACAGCTTCGGTTACCTGCTGGGTTACTTCACCGGTCGCGTATTCAAGCTGCCATTGGCCCAGCGCAAATCCCTGGCACTGGAAGTCGGCATGCAGAACTCCGGTTTGGGCGCCGCCCTGGCCAGTGCGCATTTCTCACCACTGGCGGCGGTACCGAGCGCATTGTTCAGCGTCTGGCACAATATTTCCGGGGCGCTGCTCTCGACGTATTTCCGACGCATGAGCGAGAAAGAAGATCGCGAAATTGCGGCTCAGCAAGCCGCTGACTGA
- the rdgC gene encoding recombination-associated protein RdgC, with product MWFKNLLIYRLTQDLPVDAEALETALATKLARPCASQELTTYGFVAPFGKGEDAPLVHVSGDFLLISARKEERILPGSVVRDAVKEKVEEIEAEQMRKVYKKERDQIKDEIIQAFLPRAFIRRSSTFAAIAPKQGLILVNSASPKRAEDLLSTLREVIGTLPVRPLTVKMSPTATMTEWVTTQKAADDFFVLDECELRDTHEDGGIVRCKRQDLTSEEIQLHLSTGKVVTQLSLAWQDKLSFVLDDKMVVKRLKFEDLLQDQAEQDGGDEALGQLDASFTLMMLTFGDFLPALVEALGGEETPQGI from the coding sequence ATGTGGTTCAAAAACCTGCTTATCTATCGCCTGACCCAAGATCTGCCTGTTGATGCCGAGGCGTTGGAAACTGCACTGGCCACCAAACTGGCGCGCCCATGTGCAAGCCAGGAGTTGACCACCTACGGTTTCGTCGCACCGTTCGGCAAGGGCGAAGATGCGCCGCTGGTACACGTCAGCGGTGACTTCCTGCTGATCAGCGCGCGCAAGGAAGAACGCATTCTGCCGGGCAGCGTCGTGCGTGACGCTGTGAAGGAAAAGGTCGAAGAGATCGAAGCCGAGCAGATGCGCAAGGTCTATAAGAAGGAACGCGACCAGATCAAGGATGAAATCATCCAGGCGTTCCTGCCGCGTGCCTTTATCCGTCGCTCGTCGACCTTCGCTGCCATCGCGCCGAAACAGGGCCTGATCCTGGTCAACTCGGCCAGCCCGAAACGCGCCGAAGACTTGCTGTCCACTCTGCGTGAAGTAATCGGCACCCTGCCGGTACGCCCGTTGACCGTGAAAATGTCGCCGACCGCGACCATGACCGAATGGGTCACCACCCAGAAAGCCGCGGACGATTTCTTTGTGCTGGACGAGTGCGAACTGCGTGACACCCACGAAGACGGCGGCATCGTGCGTTGCAAGCGTCAGGACCTGACCAGCGAAGAAATCCAGCTGCACCTGAGCACCGGCAAAGTGGTCACTCAGCTGTCGCTGGCCTGGCAGGACAAACTGTCTTTCGTCCTCGACGACAAGATGGTGGTCAAGCGCCTGAAGTTCGAAGACTTGCTGCAAGACCAGGCTGAACAGGACGGTGGCGACGAAGCCCTCGGCCAACTGGATGCCAGCTTCACCCTGATGATGCTGACCTTCGGCGACTTCCTGCCGGCGCTGGTTGAAGCGTTGGGTGGGGAAGAGACTCCGCAAGGGATCTGA
- a CDS encoding catalase family protein → MLKTLWLRLGAFLGKTLLWLLALGLLGWALATAWFAWQHRESVSAQELIPDGEAAMTQDIIQTAVRIVDQHRESTRYLRDAHAKAHGCVKAEVQVLPELAGELRQGVFSEPGKTWKATMRLSNGNAYPQFDSIRDARGMAIKLLDVPGKQLLSDQQQRGEQDFVMFSHPNFFVSDVAEYRQNVAAQADGKKIMAFFPGWDPRSWQVRHLFIALATLSPAPSSPTQTTYFSVSPYKFGEANAKFRVMPDPESCPAYNLPAQNQKLPNFLRSALNQQLSTDRVPACFVLQIQRQDANKYMPIEDTSIEWRESDAPFQTVARIKVPAQDFDTPALNLQCDNQSFNPWFGLEAHRPIGGINRLRKAVYEAVRDYRHARNAGQ, encoded by the coding sequence ATGTTGAAGACCCTCTGGCTACGCCTGGGCGCTTTTCTCGGCAAGACGCTGCTGTGGTTGTTGGCGCTTGGGCTTCTCGGCTGGGCGCTGGCCACGGCGTGGTTTGCCTGGCAACACCGTGAATCGGTATCAGCGCAAGAACTGATCCCGGACGGCGAAGCGGCGATGACTCAAGACATCATTCAGACCGCCGTGCGTATCGTCGACCAACACCGCGAAAGCACCCGCTATCTGCGCGATGCCCATGCCAAGGCCCACGGTTGCGTGAAAGCCGAAGTGCAGGTGTTGCCCGAGTTGGCGGGTGAATTGCGTCAAGGTGTGTTCAGCGAGCCCGGTAAAACCTGGAAGGCGACGATGCGCCTGTCCAACGGCAACGCTTATCCACAGTTCGACAGCATCCGCGATGCCCGGGGTATGGCGATAAAGCTGCTCGATGTGCCGGGCAAGCAACTGCTGAGCGATCAGCAGCAACGAGGCGAACAGGACTTCGTGATGTTCAGCCATCCGAACTTTTTTGTCAGCGATGTCGCCGAGTATCGTCAGAACGTCGCCGCCCAAGCGGATGGTAAGAAGATAATGGCGTTCTTTCCGGGCTGGGATCCGCGTAGCTGGCAGGTTCGTCACCTGTTTATCGCCCTGGCGACGCTGTCCCCTGCTCCGTCGAGCCCGACCCAGACCACCTATTTTTCGGTTTCGCCGTACAAATTCGGTGAGGCCAATGCCAAGTTTCGCGTGATGCCCGACCCGGAAAGCTGCCCGGCGTACAACCTGCCCGCGCAAAACCAGAAGTTGCCTAACTTCCTGCGCAGCGCGCTGAACCAGCAGTTGTCGACTGATCGGGTGCCCGCATGCTTTGTCCTGCAGATCCAGCGCCAGGACGCGAACAAGTACATGCCGATCGAAGACACCAGTATTGAGTGGCGCGAGAGCGATGCGCCGTTCCAGACCGTGGCGCGGATCAAAGTACCGGCACAGGATTTCGATACGCCGGCGCTGAATCTGCAATGCGACAACCAGTCCTTCAACCCGTGGTTCGGACTTGAAGCGCATCGCCCGATCGGCGGCATCAACCGCCTGCGCAAAGCCGTTTACGAAGCCGTCAGAGATTACCGCCACGCGCGCAACGCCGGGCAGTAA
- a CDS encoding di-heme-cytochrome C peroxidase: MRLLFRLLVLIIVLLGLGLAVVLYYVANPKLPLWTPAQQVHYLEQWSAADREAYYFTPQGTQVKGLRYDWFTALELPFSQQRFAAPEYLARFGFLIDPGQKPTPNNPGNLPVGFARHQNPGSPDTFLDITCAACHTGELRFKGQAVRIDGGSAQHVLPASVPTLKGGSFGQALVASLASTYYNPWKFERFARTVLGADYDVRHQQLRKEFKGSLDTFLKVAWNDTHRGLYPTEEGPGRTDAFGRIANASFGDAISPANYRVANAPVDYPQLWDMWTFDWVQWNGSAQQPMARNIGEALGVGATLNFFDKNRQPLMGDDRYPSSVRVRDLHLIEETLQRLEPPAWPETLLGTIDKPLAAKGRALFAENCAGCHVPRVTQGEGRYVQHLKMIPVEHIGTDPGAANNIADHRFDLTALQWNQAELEKLDVDPKPTEPLDMSQMSVAKGLAYVTAFVENRAYREAGITPAERPEMDGFGLSIGVRELRTYKARPLAGVWATAPFLHNGSVPSIYQLLSPQDERATTFYKGTFEYDPKHLGYRTEAFTNGFLFDTRITGNHNSGHEFRSGKLGNGVIGRLLQPQERWALLEYLKVLGSPLESQLP, encoded by the coding sequence TTGCGCCTCTTATTCCGCTTGCTGGTTCTGATCATTGTGCTGCTGGGGCTGGGCCTGGCCGTGGTTTTGTACTACGTCGCCAACCCGAAACTGCCGCTCTGGACGCCCGCGCAACAGGTGCATTACCTGGAGCAATGGAGCGCTGCCGACCGCGAGGCATATTACTTCACGCCTCAGGGCACTCAGGTCAAAGGCTTGCGCTACGACTGGTTCACCGCGCTCGAACTGCCCTTCTCGCAACAGCGCTTCGCCGCCCCCGAATACCTCGCGCGGTTCGGCTTCCTGATCGATCCCGGCCAGAAACCCACGCCGAACAACCCCGGCAACCTGCCCGTGGGTTTTGCCCGACATCAGAACCCCGGCAGCCCGGATACGTTTCTGGATATTACCTGCGCCGCCTGCCACACCGGAGAGCTGCGCTTCAAAGGTCAGGCCGTGCGTATCGACGGCGGTTCAGCACAGCATGTTTTGCCTGCCAGCGTTCCTACACTCAAGGGTGGCAGTTTCGGACAAGCCTTGGTGGCGAGTCTGGCCTCGACTTACTACAACCCATGGAAATTCGAACGCTTCGCCCGCACAGTCCTGGGCGCTGATTACGACGTCCGACACCAGCAACTGCGCAAGGAGTTCAAGGGTTCCCTCGATACCTTCCTGAAAGTGGCCTGGAACGACACCCATCGCGGACTCTATCCGACCGAAGAAGGCCCGGGACGTACCGACGCCTTCGGGCGCATTGCCAACGCCAGCTTCGGCGATGCGATCTCCCCCGCCAACTACCGCGTGGCCAATGCCCCCGTGGACTATCCGCAGTTGTGGGACATGTGGACCTTCGACTGGGTGCAGTGGAACGGCTCGGCGCAGCAGCCGATGGCACGCAATATCGGTGAAGCCCTGGGCGTCGGCGCCACCCTTAACTTCTTCGACAAAAACCGCCAGCCACTGATGGGCGATGACCGTTACCCCTCCAGTGTGCGTGTACGCGATTTGCACCTGATTGAAGAGACCCTGCAACGGCTCGAACCACCCGCCTGGCCAGAGACATTGCTGGGGACAATCGATAAGCCTCTGGCCGCCAAAGGCCGCGCACTGTTCGCCGAGAACTGCGCCGGCTGCCACGTCCCCCGAGTGACGCAAGGCGAAGGCCGATACGTACAACACCTGAAAATGATCCCGGTGGAACACATCGGTACCGATCCCGGCGCCGCCAACAATATCGCCGACCACCGCTTCGACCTGACGGCATTGCAATGGAATCAGGCGGAGTTGGAAAAGCTGGATGTCGATCCCAAGCCCACCGAACCGCTGGATATGAGCCAGATGTCGGTGGCCAAGGGGCTGGCGTATGTCACCGCATTCGTCGAAAACCGCGCTTATCGTGAGGCTGGTATCACCCCGGCCGAGCGTCCGGAGATGGATGGTTTCGGCCTGTCGATCGGAGTCAGGGAACTGCGCACCTACAAGGCTCGACCACTGGCGGGTGTGTGGGCAACGGCGCCGTTTCTGCACAACGGTTCGGTGCCAAGCATTTATCAATTGCTCTCGCCGCAGGATGAGCGCGCAACGACGTTCTACAAAGGCACGTTCGAGTACGACCCGAAACACCTGGGTTATCGCACCGAAGCCTTTACCAACGGCTTCCTGTTCGACACGCGCATCACTGGCAACCACAACAGCGGTCACGAATTCCGCTCCGGCAAGCTCGGCAACGGCGTGATCGGCCGCCTGTTGCAACCGCAGGAGCGCTGGGCATTGCTGGAGTATCTGAAGGTGTTGGGCAGCCCGCTGGAGTCGCAATTGCCATGA
- a CDS encoding FKBP-type peptidyl-prolyl cis-trans isomerase: protein MKQHRLAAAVALVSLVLAGCDSQTSVELKTPAQKASYGIGLNMGKSLAQEGMDDLDSKAVAQGIEDAVGKKEQKLKDEELVEAFAALQKRAEERMAKMSEESAAAGKKFLEENAKKAGVVTTASGLQYEVEKKADGAQPKPTDVVTVHYTGKLTNGTVFDSSVERGSPIDLPVSGVIPGWVEGLQLMHVGEKYKLYIPSELAYGAQSPSPAIPANSVLVFDLELLAIKDPSKEDAAK from the coding sequence ATGAAACAGCATCGGTTGGCGGCGGCGGTGGCCCTGGTAAGCCTGGTACTCGCGGGTTGCGATTCGCAGACCAGCGTAGAGCTGAAAACCCCGGCGCAGAAAGCTTCCTACGGCATTGGTCTGAACATGGGCAAGAGCCTGGCTCAGGAAGGCATGGATGATCTGGATTCCAAAGCCGTAGCCCAGGGCATCGAAGATGCCGTCGGCAAGAAAGAGCAGAAACTCAAAGACGAAGAGTTGGTTGAAGCGTTCGCCGCACTGCAAAAGCGTGCCGAAGAACGTATGGCCAAGATGAGCGAAGAGTCGGCAGCCGCTGGCAAGAAATTCCTCGAAGAAAACGCCAAGAAAGCTGGCGTCGTGACCACTGCTTCGGGCCTGCAGTACGAAGTGGAAAAGAAAGCTGATGGCGCTCAGCCGAAGCCGACTGACGTCGTGACCGTTCACTACACCGGCAAGCTGACCAATGGCACCGTATTCGACAGCTCCGTCGAGCGCGGCAGCCCGATCGATCTGCCGGTCAGCGGTGTGATCCCGGGTTGGGTCGAAGGCCTGCAACTGATGCACGTCGGCGAGAAGTACAAGTTGTACATTCCTAGCGAACTGGCTTACGGCGCGCAAAGCCCAAGCCCGGCAATCCCGGCCAACTCGGTGCTGGTATTCGACCTGGAACTGCTGGCGATCAAGGATCCATCCAAAGAAGACGCCGCCAAGTAA
- a CDS encoding DUF1232 domain-containing protein, with protein sequence MKAPWSFARFLPLAGRLLARGRLPTLLFAVASKGASQGNRLGKLKDDLRLLQALCLAYWRGEYRAISPKALISVVAGLMYFLSPVDAIPDFLPLFGMIDDIAVLAWLMKVLDDELSAFRAWRKRQVPEKLAVVERLPDTAEQLRLQRPKKS encoded by the coding sequence ATGAAAGCACCCTGGAGTTTCGCTCGTTTCCTGCCACTGGCCGGACGCCTGCTCGCACGTGGGCGCTTGCCGACTTTGTTGTTCGCGGTGGCCAGCAAAGGTGCCAGCCAGGGTAACCGGTTGGGCAAACTCAAGGACGACTTGCGTCTGTTGCAGGCACTTTGTCTGGCGTACTGGCGTGGCGAGTACCGGGCCATCAGCCCCAAGGCGCTGATATCAGTCGTTGCCGGCCTGATGTATTTCCTCAGCCCGGTAGATGCAATTCCGGATTTCCTTCCGCTGTTCGGCATGATCGATGACATCGCCGTGCTGGCCTGGCTGATGAAAGTCCTCGACGATGAACTCAGCGCGTTCCGCGCCTGGCGCAAACGTCAGGTCCCGGAGAAGCTTGCGGTGGTCGAGCGCCTGCCTGATACGGCAGAGCAACTTCGCCTTCAGAGACCGAAAAAAAGCTGA
- a CDS encoding helix-turn-helix transcriptional regulator — protein MDIQIITREGEPEYAVLPWAQYQALLKAAGINEAPSRPAPAPLATTQDPILPGLDQLRSLREGKGIAIEALARTVGISPSYLAMIESGERLPDAAIRRSLAWELTVPGWRDES, from the coding sequence ATGGATATTCAGATAATTACACGCGAAGGCGAGCCCGAATATGCGGTTCTGCCATGGGCTCAGTATCAGGCTCTACTGAAAGCAGCAGGCATCAACGAAGCACCGTCGCGTCCGGCCCCAGCGCCGCTGGCGACAACTCAAGACCCGATTCTTCCAGGTCTTGATCAACTACGCAGTTTGCGCGAAGGGAAGGGCATCGCCATCGAAGCGCTCGCCCGCACGGTAGGCATCAGCCCGTCTTACCTGGCCATGATCGAAAGTGGCGAGCGTCTGCCCGACGCCGCGATTCGCCGCAGCCTGGCCTGGGAACTGACGGTGCCAGGGTGGAGGGATGAATCGTGA
- a CDS encoding sel1 repeat family protein — MFFRLKAQASYWLARRLFHWQWFVRQPRGWSWLEGQFARMANLGDVGAQSFYGHILTFRGVGLGAREEGVRLLRLAALAGDGKAAYQVGVISLAGSPSKAPDPTEAVRFWEIAVKAGHPLAQIKLQELASRDSAQ; from the coding sequence GTGTTTTTTCGACTCAAGGCGCAGGCCAGTTACTGGTTGGCGCGTAGGCTGTTTCACTGGCAATGGTTTGTACGCCAACCGCGTGGCTGGAGCTGGCTGGAAGGTCAGTTCGCCCGTATGGCGAACCTGGGCGATGTCGGAGCCCAGAGCTTCTATGGCCACATCCTGACCTTTCGCGGTGTTGGGCTTGGCGCGCGAGAAGAAGGTGTTCGCCTGCTGCGTCTGGCGGCATTGGCCGGGGATGGCAAAGCGGCATACCAAGTAGGTGTGATCAGCCTCGCCGGGAGCCCGAGCAAGGCACCGGACCCGACTGAAGCGGTCAGGTTCTGGGAGATTGCCGTCAAGGCCGGGCACCCACTGGCTCAGATCAAACTGCAAGAGTTGGCATCTCGCGATTCTGCACAGTAA